AGACGTGATTACATTTCTTCTTGTTATTTTCTCTCGAAAAGCTAATAATATAAGACAACTTCCATTTTGACCGTTGGCCTTAAATTCATTTCCTTGGAAATGGAAAGAAAGAATTATAATTGAACACTTATATTTATGATACAATTACAGCCATCCATCTGTACGAATCATCTATTAcagttggaaacggattggctactccccctgccaccagcccggtggcttgtggtcggtgctctgtgggccccatcatgatcatccattccgttcatccatttttaaagatcattttagggatttatgccaaaaaaagagagggatttaattctcagatggaccacaccacaggaaaacaacagtgattagatattcaccattaaaatcctcctaaggcccactgtactgtttatttgaaatccaatctgttgattacatCATACAGACGCAGATGAAGTgataaaacaaagatcagcttgatccaaaacttttatggcctccaaaaagattttaatggtcaatgttcattcaacactgtttcctgcaatgtggtccacgtgagattggtatatccctcatttttggtcttatatcatTAAATGAtatacaaaaatagatggacggcatggatgaaacacatacatcatggtgatgaaacacatacatcgccattggctggtgccggggagtagccaatccgtttccattacagtcataccttaaaaatattataatatttttttgggcccatgaaTCGATGCAGAAAAATGTATTTGAAGTATAGAGGGTCGCgtacagtttcatggccaagatggatcagaaaaggcccggtcgacagcagaagtgatccgaaccatcggaccttaaatccaACGTATCTCACAATCTAAAATTAGTTATTAGGCAAAAAGTACATGATTTTaaggtagaacaagctactttagccacccaacttcACTACACCAGGTTacacaagccggatttgcaaaatatcaacagaTCAACCgtcatttctctattttaatttcgtttttagttttaatcactctttattttttggccaaaaactttACGCACTAATAGACATTATTTGCAAActgtattcctatttaaagggttgtgaacttgttaattttattcatcaattaattttaaattttatagaaagtattttttattttttttttgttcttttactTCTTGATTAGAGGAGTCTTACCTAATTTGGAACAGTTATCGAACAATTAGGAAGACTGTATTCCTTTTTAAAGGGTTGTGGACTTGTtaattttattcatcaattaattttaaattttatagaaagtattttctatttttttttggttcttttaCTTCTTGACTAGAGGAGTCTTACCTAATTTGGAACAGTTATCGAACAATTAGGAAGACGGTGCTAGACCTCACGTCTTTTGCGTCAGTATCTAAATGAtgaaaaaatacttttttttatAAAACTTAGATTATTGGTTTGCTCAGGGAAGTATATAAGGGCATGCCTGGCTTGAGGACAAATCACTTCataacatccaatccattgatagcAAATTAACATTACAATTggttaggaagtttttaatcgtgagcattcaatccccacatttttcttgtggtgtggcccacttaagatttgtatctgcctctttttctttttttttggacaatgccataaaataagctttaaaaacgtatggacggcttagatatataacacatacatctagatgggccccacagtcagggcctgACCCACTAAAGCTGTTATCCCTGTTTCACCGAATCCGCGCTCAAAAAGATCCCGCCGTTTCTTATCCAGTGAGCAGCGATGGCACTCAGCTTCTCATGCACTGCCTCTCTTTACTCTCAACAGCAGCATCAAACATTCCCAAAAGGTCCATTTCTTCCTTCAAAATTACCTCTTCTGCCATTTCCTTCTCTCCCTCGAAAACTCCCTTTTCTTGTTTCAGCAGATCATGGGACCCGCCATCAGTGCCGTCGGATCATCCAAACCCTCGTCCAGACTTCCGTCATCCCATCCATCTCTTCATCTCCTCCTCAAGAATCACTGCGTAGAGGGAATTGGGTCAAGCTCATCTGTGGTGCCAGCTTCGAGGTTAGTTCTGTAATTAACCCCTAAAACAAGCCCCAAAATTTACATTTGAACTCTAACAGATCACTTCTTCCTCCGTTTGTTGAATTCATTCAGGACGTCGTCGATGTCAGAAATCTCTCTCTTATTTACACTCTCGCcggaggtatatatatatatatatatatatatatatatatatatatatatatatatatatatatatatatatatgtaaaatccttttttttttttggtaatttagatggtgtttggatgcacaagcgaattgaattgcaaacattcagtttatatatatatatatatatatatatatatatatatatataaaatccttttttttttttttttggtaatttagatggtgtttggatgcacaagcgaattgaattgcaaacattcagtttaatAGAGAGGAACTGACAGGCAGTAGCTCTCATAACTGAGATTACATTTCCTTCGAGTCCCACTTGAAGGTATTGTGgttgtgatttggagcttggacACTCTATGTGAATGCTGATCAAGGAAATCGCGATTTGGTTATTTCCTTTTATATTaagtttggatgcacaattgaccTGAATCACGATAATTCATTTCTGTACAGTTGAAATAATCTAAGAGCCTATTTTGATTGTGCCCTTAAAACAATTCCGGCTCATCTGTAGTGGACAGCCCCGGCGAATGTGTTAATTTGTGTCAGGCAACCCACAAACGGTTCAGATTTATTCTACTATAGTGGCCCACCTGGAGAATGTgtaggcctgatttttgagttggGGTATGGTCATGTGACGCCGCAGATAATGGATGGTTTGATCCGATGCACATGCGACACGTGGGCATGTGTGTGGGGTGGTGGAGAAACACCACCTCCCCAAAATCATTCTTGTTCAAAAGAGGTAAGAGCTATTTTCCTCGACAATGACAACCATGAAGTCAGAAATCAAGGCAAATGATCTAAGGGTTGCATCTGGACAGGCCTTAAGGGTTGGGTAGAGCCGACCCATTAATACAACCCCTGGGATTGAGTCCAACAAAATTAAAATTGGCTGTGCGGATCATTGTGTAATTTCTATATGTACTTGAATTATATCTAACGTGCATTTGTGGGACTAGTAGGCATTATCATGGCCTAGGCCTGGCCCAGCTTGACCAGACCAACGGACATTCATGACCATTTGCTAATTGGGACTGAACTTTTAGACCCATCCTGTGACAGGCCAGGCCCAAAGACCTGATTGGCTGGCAGAACCGTTGACACCCTTAAAACGACCAAACTAAGGCTTAACCCCAATCCATTCATACAAGGGACTAGCTTTTGAATTACAATTCCGATTGTTCCAAGTCATACTTGAAACACATGAAGTGGCACTAATGGTTGGTCATTGCTACAAATTGAAATGATCCCACCAccattttggtcatttcctttATATTTAGCTGAATTATTGCTATGCAATTGAATTGAGCATGGGAATACACCGTTTATTAGATTAATGATTGCAAATTTGCAATTCAATATGATGGTGATCCAAATGTGCCCCTGGGATTTCTGTTGAAATGTCATTTTGTGAATTGTGCAGTCGATTGCATTGACTGTGCGGCCGACGAGTCAGTTGTGAATGCAGTGAATGAAGGCATTGATGCAGCAAGAGGGATCACACCGCTTCGGAGGCCATGGGTGATGATCAGCATTAACGATGACGAAGATCTTCACTTCAGGAAAGCCGGTAGTAAATTTAAATAGAAATTgggtgtttttttctttttagctaAGGATCCATGTTCTCATTCTAACATGGCCACCTGATGGGTTGACCAACCCAAGGCTACCTAGATCGTGGATCACTCAGGTGCCTAGCATGAAAACAGGTATGCTGGTATGCTGTATGCTATTTCCTCTAATATATGGTACACTGGGTGTAGGGTCATGAGTGGGTTGCTCCAATACATATGAAGCATACACAATGTAGTTATAATGCAAATTGATATTGTAATTTATATGTGAAATTAGGAATTTCCTTATTGTAGATCCTTTGTGCATAGATCTCTACATTCTAAATATAAATTTACATTGCAACTTGATTAATAATAAAAGTATATAAGCTTGATTTCAGGTTTGAGAAAAATAGCGGATCTAATTTTTAGGCCAGGGCTCTCACGGTGGGTTACACGTAATGAGTGGCCCttatctcacacacacatgtgtgcTGTGAATGAGCCCTTTACCATTTCATTGCATGAAGCGTCTTAGTGTTCCCCCTTTTGACATGAGGAGTGGTACTTGTATACTTGGATTAGCAAACGCTAAACACAAATCCCACATACATACCAAAGTGTCGTGCATGTGAGATTCTGAGAATGTGCTTCTTTATCAGGTGCACCTCAAGGTGTATGTGCCCcagcataaataaataaaatcagactattacactcatcaggtgggcctcacatgtatatTGGCTGTTGATTATCcttttttaatcatccatttcttTTGCTCACATGTGGCCCAGCTAATGACTGGACCGGACTGATTTCTGGGATAGAGCActtcactgtgggcccacctgatgaacatctCGGATCCTGTACTTATGTGCAATGCTAGTAAATGTAGTGTTTGAATTTGGTATTTGCAGATGCACATCTGCAAGTAGCATCTCTTTTGATATAGATATCCAGAATAGGATGCTATTCCTATTTAGATTGTTGCTTGTCTTGAATCTTTATCATGTCCAAATTGAGTTTCAAGTTTGTAACCCTTGCTTGAGTGGTTTAGCTTGTACAcggttttttcttcttcttttttcttcttcttcttcttctttttatttttttgaataacCTCATTGCTTCGATGGAATGTTGTGTTGATGGTAGTTATTTTGATTGCTGTTCTAAGCCTTGGGTGCCCTTTCACCAGAATTTGATCCAGAGGATTGCCCGCCTGATTGTTTGAGGCCATGTGAAATGGTCTGTCCTGCTAATGCAATATCACTGGAAAGTATATCAATGGAAGAAGTATCTCCCCATGGTGCTGGTGCTGATGCTGGTGCACGTGGTAAATTCCAGGtgttttgtgtggtccattttgtTAACTTCACCATGCAGTCTTGTGCCATCTTTTTTCTACTCTTTCAAAAATGTTctctgttttttttcctttttttttttgttgcttataCTGAAACCAAACTATTTCTCATGCAGCAGGGAGTTATAACTGAACGTTGCTATGGTTGTGGCCGTTGCCTTCCTGTTTGTCCATATGACAAAATAAGTAGGTGTACTTATCTTTTGATTTGCTTAAAAGAACTTTGATTTGAACTGCCTGGCGATGACCTTCATGGAACTGGATGCATGTTGGTTCTGTTTATGAACTATTCTGTGCATCTTGTCTCATTGTGCTATTGTAATGATGTCCTCTGAATTGTTTCAGGTGCTATTACATATGTTAGAGATGCTGCTTCAACCTCTCAACTTCTCATGAGAAATGATGTGGATGCTGTAGAGATACATACAAGTGCTAGGTATGCAAAGATGCCTCTTAACTAACTCCATGTTCTAGTATCACCATAGGAGTCGGCCCATTTGTCGAGATTTGCTTTTTTAATGCTAGCACACATATATGAAGGATCTGGTATGCATGTCAGACCATCAGTACTTCAGTTTTGATGCAATTATTTGAACTTTATAACATTGCATTTTTTATGCAGGCATATTGATTCATTCAATGAGCTTTGGAAAGGATTGGCAGAATCAATAGGTCATGTGAAGCTAGTAGCTGTAAGTCCTTGACAAGCTTCTGATGCCTGTGTCAATAGATAGTTGATTATGGCTGTTGGCTAGGGCAACTTTAATAATGCACAATGATTCAATAAGCCAACTAGTCTTCCTTTGTTCCTACCACCTTGATCCAAGTCCTTTTAGGTCTTCCTCATCCTCTTTTGGGGCCCTTTAATTCTAATCATTGTTCCCCTCATTATTGGAGCCATCTCTGGTCTTTGTGGTGCTAGTGTTGTGCCCTAAAAGGACTACTGCTTATGCCATAGACCTCATTCTCATTTTAGTATGATTCGTTCATTTGCATTAATAATGTGTGTGGAACTTGATAAAATGTGATATTTATATAGGTTAAAGAGAGGGACTCCTCTTCTTGTTCttgggaacttgagattggacacaaCGGCCACATGCcgagggagagttgtgggccATGAATCTCAGTCCCCTATTTGACCATACCATTTAACAGGTTGTAGGACGAACCTATGGTTATTTATTCTTGATGCGGTCATCCTATGTGAGTGGACTGATGATGAGTCGAGATGGAAGGTCTCCACCTTTGGACACGGCGAGTAGTCAGTGTGTCGCTGCCCTACCCCACATAGGAGTGTAAGTTTGCCATGGGAATATGCTCCTGGTGATAGGCTTGTTAGGCACTTGCATTGATGGATCAATTCATGTCTCTAGATCGGGAGACCCATCATGCCGGACTAGATTGACTTGTTAATGTACTAGCATTGACAAATTTAATCATTGAACCTGAGGACGTGTGAGTTGGTCACGTTCCCAATGATATGTGCTTTGGCTCACTTATGAGGTTACATTGGTGGATGACACGTGGGTGATGTTGGGTGCATGCATTAGGGTCCAGTTGAGGCTCACACGTTTCTAACATGGGATCAACTTGTTTACCCAAGACATTTATGGACTGATCTTGTGGTTTGGACTATCCATCAATGTTTTCTAAGCTAGCTGGAGCATCTAATGTTTTCTATTGATTAAGCAaaaaatttcaaccgttgaaatagTTGTTACCATTGATTTATTTTAAATCATGATTAAGAGCTATTGATCCATCCCTTGGACTTGCCTGGGATTTGAGCCAAGGATGGTGTTTATGGGAGTGGAAGGATTATGTCAATATGAGTACATGGATAGGCAGGTTTACAAATTTTAGATGAAGCAGGGTGTGCTAAAGTCTGTAGGATGGTGAAGCACCATACTTGGTATCTCCCTAAAACCCTAACTCCTGATACATTGATCTTATCTCAGAGAAGGTGGCAACTCCTTATATGTTGATCTTATCCCAAAGAAGGTGAGAGACAGCCTCAGACGTCCCTACCTCCCTTGGGCATCACcactgtagagagagagagagagagagagagagagagagagagatcattctCCTCACTCATTCCCTTCCATTGACacgtccacacgtgtggggtttGTCTAGTGGACGGCTCTCATTGCACGTTGCTATTCCTATTGTAGGGGTGTGCCAGAGCTTTTTCTTCACTTCTTATATGAGATAGATCAGGGAGAGACTTACTAATTAGAAGATCAGCATTGGGTGTTAGTATCCGTTTTCCCGTGGCATAAATCAAAGGCATGCATGTGCATGGTTTATATTTATGCTTTTGGATTTGGTTACATGTAGATGGGGATCCACTaatgtaattaaaattttaagttttgaaaagtttATGCTTCCATTGCCTTTCGAAAACCCTAACTTGTTGCACACAACCAAAACATCTCGATATGCTCTTCGTCATTTTTCTCTTATTGAGTCTACTCAAGTGAGCTCATTCTTATTTTTATCCTTCCTAGTCTTATgacacatccatctcaacatcctcatctttGTGACACTTGATCTCTGCCAATGTTGCCTTTTAGCTACCCGACACTCTAGCATAGCTGGTCTAATAGCTGTCTTATAAAAGATTCCCTTGAGTTTCATAGATATTTCATGATCACACAACACTATAGAGGGctaaaggcacatctccacttcatccacccaaTTCTAATTCTATTGGAAAGATCTTCATCAATCTCTTCATCCTTTTGAATAATAGAGCCACGGTAATGAAACAGATTGCTTTACGGCCATCAATTTTAATAATAGAGCCAAGGTATG
This DNA window, taken from Magnolia sinica isolate HGM2019 chromosome 14, MsV1, whole genome shotgun sequence, encodes the following:
- the LOC131225376 gene encoding uncharacterized protein LOC131225376 isoform X7; protein product: MALSFSCTASLYSQQQHQTFPKADHGTRHQCRRIIQTLVQTSVIPSISSSPPQESLRRGNWVKLICGASFEDVVDVRNLSLIYTLAGVDCIDCAADESVVNAVNEGIDAARGITPLRRPWVMISINDDEDLHFRKAEFDPEDCPPDCLRPCEMVCPANAISLESISMEEVSPHGAGADAGARGKFQQGVITERCYGCGRCLPVCPYDKISAITYVRDAASTSQLLMRNDVDAVEIHTSARHIDSFNELWKGLAESIGHVKLVAVSLPDVGNSTIFSMNLMYSIMHPHLQCYNLWQLDGRPMSGDIGRGATREAIAFAVRLAASTDRPPGFLQLAGGTNAHTIDYLKKVGLFQNMSIPAV
- the LOC131225376 gene encoding uncharacterized protein LOC131225376 isoform X5 — encoded protein: MALSFSCTASLYSQQQHQTFPKADHGTRHQCRRIIQTLVQTSVIPSISSSPPQESLRRGNWVKLICGASFEDVVDVRNLSLIYTLAGVDCIDCAADESVVNAVNEGIDAARGITPLRRPWVMISINDDEDLHFRKAEFDPEDCPPDCLRPCEMVCPANAISLESISMEEVSPHGAGADAGARGKFQQGVITERCYGCGRCLPVCPYDKISAITYVRDAASTSQLLMRNDVDAVEIHTSARHIDSFNELWKGLAESIGHVKLVAVSLPDVGNSTIFSMNLMYSIMHPHLQCYNLWQLDGRPMSGDIGRGATREAIAFAVRLAASTDRPPGFLQLAGGTNAHTIDYLKKVGLFQNMSIPGILYTVAISKYINTS
- the LOC131225376 gene encoding uncharacterized protein LOC131225376 isoform X4, with the protein product MALSFSCTASLYSQQQHQTFPKADHGTRHQCRRIIQTLVQTSVIPSISSSPPQESLRRGNWVKLICGASFEDVVDVRNLSLIYTLAGVNEGIDAARGITPLRRPWVMISINDDEDLHFRKAEFDPEDCPPDCLRPCEMVCPANAISLESISMEEVSPHGAGADAGARGKFQQGVITERCYGCGRCLPVCPYDKISAITYVRDAASTSQLLMRNDVDAVEIHTSARHIDSFNELWKGLAESIGHVKLVAVSLPDVGNSTIFSMNLMYSIMHPHLQCYNLWQLDGRPMSGDIGRGATREAIAFAVRLAASTDRPPGFLQLAGGTNAHTIDYLKKVGLFQNMSIPEHSRAELCAAKLSASLQALIGGVAYGGYARKIAGRVLRKMQSQHSIACVEDYPEYLLEALREAVNLVGPVKCYNLPSHLP
- the LOC131225376 gene encoding uncharacterized protein LOC131225376 isoform X2, whose translation is MALSFSCTASLYSQQQHQTFPKDHGTRHQCRRIIQTLVQTSVIPSISSSPPQESLRRGNWVKLICGASFEDVVDVRNLSLIYTLAGVDCIDCAADESVVNAVNEGIDAARGITPLRRPWVMISINDDEDLHFRKAEFDPEDCPPDCLRPCEMVCPANAISLESISMEEVSPHGAGADAGARGKFQQGVITERCYGCGRCLPVCPYDKISAITYVRDAASTSQLLMRNDVDAVEIHTSARHIDSFNELWKGLAESIGHVKLVAVSLPDVGNSTIFSMNLMYSIMHPHLQCYNLWQLDGRPMSGDIGRGATREAIAFAVRLAASTDRPPGFLQLAGGTNAHTIDYLKKVGLFQNMSIPEHSRAELCAAKLSASLQALIGGVAYGGYARKIAGRVLRKMQSQHSIACVEDYPEYLLEALREAVNLVGPVKCYNLPSHLP
- the LOC131225376 gene encoding uncharacterized protein LOC131225376 isoform X1 — protein: MALSFSCTASLYSQQQHQTFPKADHGTRHQCRRIIQTLVQTSVIPSISSSPPQESLRRGNWVKLICGASFEDVVDVRNLSLIYTLAGVDCIDCAADESVVNAVNEGIDAARGITPLRRPWVMISINDDEDLHFRKAEFDPEDCPPDCLRPCEMVCPANAISLESISMEEVSPHGAGADAGARGKFQQGVITERCYGCGRCLPVCPYDKISAITYVRDAASTSQLLMRNDVDAVEIHTSARHIDSFNELWKGLAESIGHVKLVAVSLPDVGNSTIFSMNLMYSIMHPHLQCYNLWQLDGRPMSGDIGRGATREAIAFAVRLAASTDRPPGFLQLAGGTNAHTIDYLKKVGLFQNMSIPEHSRAELCAAKLSASLQALIGGVAYGGYARKIAGRVLRKMQSQHSIACVEDYPEYLLEALREAVNLVGPVKCYNLPSHLP
- the LOC131225376 gene encoding uncharacterized protein LOC131225376 isoform X3 — translated: MALSFSCTASLYSQQQHQTFPKADHGTRHQCRRIIQTLVQTSVIPSISSSPPQESLRRGNWVKLICGASFEDVVDVRNLSLIYTLAGVDCIDCAADESVVNAVNEGIDAARGITPLRRPWVMISINDDEDLHFRKAEFDPEDCPPDCLRPCEMVCPANAISLESISMEEVSPHGAGADAGARGKFQGVITERCYGCGRCLPVCPYDKISAITYVRDAASTSQLLMRNDVDAVEIHTSARHIDSFNELWKGLAESIGHVKLVAVSLPDVGNSTIFSMNLMYSIMHPHLQCYNLWQLDGRPMSGDIGRGATREAIAFAVRLAASTDRPPGFLQLAGGTNAHTIDYLKKVGLFQNMSIPEHSRAELCAAKLSASLQALIGGVAYGGYARKIAGRVLRKMQSQHSIACVEDYPEYLLEALREAVNLVGPVKCYNLPSHLP
- the LOC131225376 gene encoding uncharacterized protein LOC131225376 isoform X6, with the protein product MALSFSCTASLYSQQQHQTFPKADHGTRHQCRRIIQTLVQTSVIPSISSSPPQESLRRGNWVKLICGASFEDVVDVRNLSLIYTLAGVDCIDCAADESVVNAVNEGIDAARGITPLRRPWVMISINDDEDLHFRKAEFDPEDCPPDCLRPCEMVCPANAISLESISMEEVSPHGAGADAGARGKFQQGVITERCYGCGRCLPVCPYDKISAITYVRDAASTSQLLMRNDVDAVEIHTSARHIDSFNELWKGLAESIGHVKLVAVSLPDVGNSTIFSMNLMYSIMHPHLQCYNLWQLDGRPMSGDIGRGATREAIAFAVRLAASTDRPPGFLQLAGGTNAHTIDYLKKVGLFQNMSIPDCWKGSEENAISA